A portion of the Gossypium arboreum isolate Shixiya-1 chromosome 8, ASM2569848v2, whole genome shotgun sequence genome contains these proteins:
- the LOC108467442 gene encoding FAM10 family protein At4g22670 yields MDPAKLNELKKFIQLCKSNPSILDDPSLSFFRDYLQSLGAKIPSSGDTAADSKSRSYVVEESDEELADAGVKINIEEEEEEDEIIESDIELEGDTVEPDNEPPQKMGDPCVEVTDDNRDASHSAKAKAMDAISEGKFEEAIENLTQAILLNPTSAIMYGTRASVYIKMKKPNAAIRDANAALEINPDSAKGYKSRGIARAMLGQWEDAAKDLHMASKLDYDEEINNWLKKVEPNAHRIEEHRRKYDRLHKEREDRKIERERRCRRAQAQAEYEKAKKQEQSSSSRKPGGMPGGFPGGMPGGFPGGMPGGMPGGMPGGFPGGMPGGMPGNVDFSKILNDPELMAAFSDPEVMAALQDVMKNPANLAKHQANPKVAPVIAKMMSKFAGPK; encoded by the exons ATGGATCCGGCGAAACTGAACGAGTTGAAGAAGTTCATCCAACTCTGCAAATCTAATCCATCCATTCTCGATGATCCTTCCCTCTCCTTCTTCCGCGACTATCTCCAAAg TCTCGGAGCTAAGATCCCATCCTCGGGTGACACCGCCGCCGACTCCAAATCG AGGAGTTATGTGGTGGAGGAAAGCGACGAGGAGCTTGCGGATGCAGGAGTGAAAATTAATatagaagaagaggaagaggaagaTGAGATTATCGAATCGGATATCGAGCTCGAAGGTGACACCGTTGAGCCTGATAATGAGCCTCCACAGAAG ATGGGAGACCCTTGTGTGGAGGTTACCGATGATAACCGTGATGCTTCCCATTCAGCTAAGGCCAAAGCCATGGATGCCATTTCTGAAG GGAAGTTTGAGGAAGCTATTGAGAACCTGACACAGGCGATTTTGCTGAATCCGACTTCGGCAATcatgtatggcacacgag CCAGTGTTTATATTAAGATGAAAAAGCCCAATGCTGCTATTCGAGATGCCAATGCTGCTTTGGAG ATAAACCCAGATTCTGCTAAGGGCTACAAGTCTCGTGGCATTGCACGAGCAATGCTCGGTCAATGGGAAGATGCTGCCAAGGATCTACACATGGCATCAAAGTTGGATTATGATGAGGAAATAAACAATTGGCTTAAGAAG GTTGAACCCAACGCACACCGCATTGAGGAACACCGTAGGAAATATGATAGATTGCACAAAGAGAGAGAAGATAGAAAGATTGAGCGTGAGAGACGGTGTCGTCGTGCTCAAGCTCAG GCTGAATATGAGAAGGCGAAGAAGCAGGAGCAATCATCCTCCAGTAGAAAACCTGGAGGCATGCCTGGTGGGTTTCCAGGTGGAATGCCTGGGGGTTTTCCTGGAGGTATGCCTGGAGGTATGCCCGGAGGTATGCCTGGAGGTTTTCCTGGAGGCATGCCAGGTGGCATGCCTGGAAATGTTGATTTTAGCAAGATATTGAAT GATCCTGAATTGATGGCAGCATTTAGTGATCCAGAAGTCATGGCAGCTCTTCAAGATG